The Cytobacillus sp. NJ13 sequence CCTGACAGCAGAATGGATGCCAGTAAAATAGCTTTCTTCAAGACTCACACTCCTTTGTGAAATTTCGCTTGTCAAAATATTGGGTATAAGACTATTTCCCGTAGTGTCGAGCCTTAATCCTCATTCAGCATCAAAAAAGCCCGGTTTCCCGGACTTCAATGCAGCAGTTAATTAATTTCAGCTTTCCCGCTGGATACAGAGATACGGATGTCATGTTCTCCTGATCCATGCCTGCCGGAAATATCATTTTTATCGCGTTTCTCATCATCCAATTCGAAATTGCTGCTGATATGGCCGCTGCTTGCTTTGCCTTTTAAGGTGAAGTCAGCATCATCAGGCAAATCAAGGCGGACAAAGCCTGAACTTGCTTCCACTTTAATAGAGTCAATCAGTTTGCCGACCATTATATCCAGCTGTCCAGACGATACCCCCGCATCAAGCTTGCCCTGGTAGTTGCGGATTTTCACTTTGCCTGAACTCATATCTATTTCTCCTGTACGGGTAATAATATGATCTGCTTTCATCATCCCTGATGAACCTTCATGCTCAAATTCATCAGTCTTAATGTTGGCAAGGCTGACTTTGCCGGAGCTCATATGAACATCCAGACTCTCAAGGCTGAAAGGCTTGCTTTCAGATTCACCGGCAAAATTCAAACGGCCAGAACCAATGTCAATTGACATGGACTTATTGAAATCTTCAGGAATGTAAATCTTGAGATTGCTTTTATTATTGAAAAACTGAAAGCCGTCCAGCCACTTTCTTTTGTATTCTACACGAACTTCGTTTCCCGCCTTATTTACGGTCACTTTCCCTTTACCGTCAAGCTCTGCTCTAACATCATTCCTCTTTTCAGGAATAATGACTGTATCGGAACTTGATACATCTATGCTGATATGATCTGTCCTCTTGCTGAGAGAAGCTTCGGTACTGCTTCCTCCAGAACTTAACCAGCTGTTTACACCGGTAAAGAGCAAATAGGAACAGACTAAAATGATAAAAATGGCGAAAATCCTTTTCACTAAGAATCCCTGCTTTCCTTCATAAATTTCTTATTTATATTTTATGATAAACCTATATCATGCACATTGAGCCCCAGCTTTAAATTCAGCTAAGACTTGAGGCGTATGGAATACAGTATAATGCTTTTTTGTCCGGCGGGAATGTGCAACCTTTAATATATACAGAGCAGCAGAAGTTCTAGAGAGAGGCTCTGGATATATTAACTGCCTAAAAAGAATTCTCTTTTCACTGCTAATATCTTATTATAAAAGGAAAAAACAGGAGAATCTATGAATACCACAACTGTCGATGGAAAAACAATTAATGCCGGTATGC is a genomic window containing:
- a CDS encoding DUF4097 family beta strand repeat-containing protein, which translates into the protein MKRIFAIFIILVCSYLLFTGVNSWLSSGGSSTEASLSKRTDHISIDVSSSDTVIIPEKRNDVRAELDGKGKVTVNKAGNEVRVEYKRKWLDGFQFFNNKSNLKIYIPEDFNKSMSIDIGSGRLNFAGESESKPFSLESLDVHMSSGKVSLANIKTDEFEHEGSSGMMKADHIITRTGEIDMSSGKVKIRNYQGKLDAGVSSGQLDIMVGKLIDSIKVEASSGFVRLDLPDDADFTLKGKASSGHISSNFELDDEKRDKNDISGRHGSGEHDIRISVSSGKAEIN